One part of the Vicia villosa cultivar HV-30 ecotype Madison, WI linkage group LG6, Vvil1.0, whole genome shotgun sequence genome encodes these proteins:
- the LOC131608763 gene encoding pentatricopeptide repeat-containing protein At1g62350-like: protein MLRLALRRASSTSISTVVKHSSRSISGSASKPGLSIWRRKKELGKEGLIITKELKRLQPDPVRLDRFVRSNVSRLLKSDLISVLFEFQRQDNVFLSMKLYDIIRKEIWYQPDMFFYRDMLMMLARNKRVDETKRVWEDLRREGVLFDQHTFGDIIRAYLDSGLILEAMDLYEEMRQSPEPPLSLPFRVILKGLIPYPELREKIKDDFLEIFPDMIIYDPPEGLFEDHEKYRDG, encoded by the exons ATGCTGCGACTTGCGCTGCGAAGAGCTTCTTCAACTTCCATATCCACCGTCGTCAAACACTCTTCCCGGTCCATTTCGGGTTCGGCTTCTAAACCGGGCCTATCCATATGGAGGCGGAAGAAAGAGTTGGGTAAAGAAGGTCTCATCATTACCAAAGAGCTCAAGAGACTCCAACCCGACCCGGTTCGTCTAGATCGCTTTGTCCGGTCCAATGTTTCCCGCTTGCTCAAGTCCGACCTCATCTCTGTACTCTTTGAATTCCAAAGACAGGATAATGTCTTCCTCTCCATGAAG TTATACGATATAATTCGCAAAGAAATATGGTACCAGCCGGACATGTTCTTTTACAGGGACATGCTTATGATGCTTGCAAGAAACAAAAGGGTGGATGAAACAAAGAGGGTGTGGGAAGATTTGAGAAGAGAGGGAGTTTTATTTGATCAGCATACATTTGGAGACATTATTAGAGCCTATCTAGATAGTGGGTTGATCTTAGAGGCTATGGACTTATATGAAGAAATGCGACAATCTCCTGAGCCGCCTCTGTCATTGCCTTTTCGTGTAATATTAAAAGGACTCATTCCATATCCAGAGTTAAGAGAGAAAATAAAAGACGACTTTTTAGAGATTTTCCCGGATATGATCATATATGACCCTCCTGAGGGCTTGTTTGAAGATCATGAGAAGTATAGGGATGGATAA